One Pecten maximus chromosome 7, xPecMax1.1, whole genome shotgun sequence genomic window carries:
- the LOC117331485 gene encoding octopamine receptor beta-2R-like translates to MYVYVERTMDNFTSEINKDFFTHGAWENEVIAVSLSFCIIFIASLICNILVIVTFASHRCLRTIHDKLIICLAAINLFTSTGVPFYMIYSAALDYISDRKWMCLVVFSFPYGGITSSLFVHLGLAVDRYVCIVSPFLHRKIKSYHVIIWCLISITFGLSISILPAVGWNHWDRYHRCVIEVFPSSFSLMLKCIALVILTANGVIHVILLSIAHKHSKKIIGVIRHIRRLHTTSDKKNMSLKTFSSTAVVTVFILCGVSTLCWLPVLVMTGFYHLPNMDPLQKIMLSQILFMPILLNTCLSPIIYVTRNKHFQNALKSVLLRRKHVCF, encoded by the coding sequence ATGTACGTCTATGTTGAAAGGACCATGGATAATTTCACATCGGAGATAAATAAGGACTTCTTCACTCATGGTGCCTGGGAGAATGAAGTGATAGCCGTAAGTCTCTCCTTCTGTATTATTTTCATCGCCTCTCTCATCTGTAATATACTCGTCATCGTCACGTTCGCATCTCATCGATGTCTAAGGACGATTCATGATAAACTTATTATCTGTTTGGCCGCCATTAACCTTTTTACATCAACGGGTGTACCGTTTTATATGATCTATTCCGCCGCCCTCGATTATATCTCTGACCGGAAGTGGATGTGTCTAGTTGTGTTTTCATTTCCCTACGGAGGTATTACATCATCACTTTTTGTGCACCTCGGTTTAGCAGTTGACAGATATGTTTGCATTGTAAGTCCATTTCTTCACAGGAAGATTAAGTCGTATCACGTGATTATATGGTGTCTGATATCAATAACGTTTGGACTATCGATATCCATACTTCCAGCAGTTGGTTGGAACCACTGGGATCGTTACCATAGATGCGTCATAGAAGTATTCCCAAGTTCCTTTTCTCTAATGTTGAAGTGCATCGCATTGGTAATTTTGACGGCCAATGGAGTTATTCATGTGATTTTGCTTAGTATTGCACACAAACATTCGAAGAAGATAATCGGGGTTATACGTCACATTCGGCGCCTCCACACCACATCAGACAAGAAGAACATGAGTCTTAAAACCTTCAGCTCTACAGCAGTGGTGACGGTATTTATTTTGTGCGGAGTTTCCACTTTGTGCTGGCTTCCGGTCCTAGTGATGACGGGATTTTATCACCTCCCGAACATGGACCCCCTCCAGAAGATCATGCTCTCGCAAATTCTCTTTATGCCTATCTTACTGAATACATGTCTCAGTCCAATTATCTACGTGACTCGGAACAAACACTTTCAGAATGCTCTGAAATCTGTATTACTGAGACGTAAACATGTTTGTTTCTGA